A genomic stretch from Oreochromis aureus strain Israel breed Guangdong linkage group 17, ZZ_aureus, whole genome shotgun sequence includes:
- the LOC116334355 gene encoding regulator of G-protein signaling 2-like, whose translation MRENLTSVSSPNMAFTDCMKPTELAADKEIKRKNWRNRIRLLLKTNSTQRVKNRLCRPNVDDVNQWAQSLDKLLSHKYGKIAFCIFLRSEFCDENIEFWSACEEFKKIKSRKEMASKANRIYEEFIKSEAPKEVNLDFQTKNAIAQSLHKPTATSFLVAQRKIYNLMENNSYPRFISSDLYKELYAAAAREDMDVKS comes from the exons ATGAGAGAGAACCTTACTAGTGTGTCATCCCCAAACATGGCATTTACTGACTGCATGAAACCCACAGAGCTGGCTGCAGACAAGGAGATCAA GAGGAAAAACTGGAGGAACAGAATACGACTTCTCCTGAAGACAAACTCTACACAGCGTGTGAAAAACAGACTCTGCCG GCCAAACGTAGATGACGTGAACCAATGGGCGCAGTCGCTTGACAAGCTGCTCAGTCATAAAT ATGGGAAAATTGCATTTTGTATCTTTCTGAGATCCGAATTCTGCGACGAGAACATTGAGTTTTGGTCCGCCTGCGAGGAGTTCAAGAAGATCAAGTCACGGAAGGAAATGGCGTCCAAGGCCAACCGCATTTACGAGGAGTTCATTAAAAGTGAAGCGCCAAAGGAG GTCAACTTGGATTTCCAAACCAAAAACGCCATCGCGCAGAGTCTCCACAAGCCCACTGCAACTAGCTTCCTGGTAGCTCAGAGGAAAATCTACAACCTGATGGAGAACAACTCTTACCCCAGGTTTATCAGCTCTGACCTCTACAAAGAACTGTATGCAGCTGCAGCAAGAGAGGACATGGACGTTAAGTCCTAG
- the uchl5 gene encoding ubiquitin carboxyl-terminal hydrolase isozyme L5 — MSGSAGEWCLMESDPGVFTELIKGFGCRGAQVEEIWSMEPENFENLKPVHGLIFLFKWQPGEEPAGSIVQDSRLDHIFFAKQVINNACATQAIISVLLNCSHPDMLLGDTLTEFREFSQSFDAAMKGLALSNSEVIRQVHNSFARQQMFEFDAKSSAKDEDAFHFVSYVPVNGRLYELDGLREGPIDLGACNQDDWISAVRPVIEKRIQKYSEGEIRFNLMAIVSDRKMIYERKIVELQAQLTEDEPMDTDQSSTFLSSIQSEIAKYQLLIEEENQKLKRYKIENIRRKHNYLPFIMELLKTLAEYQQLIPLVEKAKEKQSAKKAQEAK; from the exons ATGTCTGGAAGTGCAGGAGAGTGGTGTCTCATGGAGAGCGACCCCGGGGTTTTCACGGAGCTCATAAAAGGTTTCG GCTGCAGAGGAGCCCAGGTTGAAGAGATATGGAGTATGGAGCCAGAGAACTTTGAAAACTTGAA ACCCGTTCACGGGTTGATTTTCCTGTTTAAGTGGCAGCCTGGTGAAGAGCCAGCAGGATCAATTGTCCAGGATTCAAGACTTGACCACATCTTCTTTGCCAAGCAG gtCATTAACAACGCTTGTGCCACCCAGGCCATCATCAGCGTTTTGCTCAACTGCTCTCATCCTGACATGTTGCTCGGCGATACACTGACAGAGTTCAGAGAGTTTTCACAGAGTTTTGATGCAGCT ATGAAAGGTTTGGCTCTCAGCAACTCAGAAGTGATCCGACAAGTTCACAACAGCTTTGCCAG ACAGCAAATGTTTGAATTTGACGCAAAGTCTTCGGCGAAGGACGAGGATGCGTTCCACTTTGTGAGCTACGTTCCTGTAAACGGCAGGCTATATGAGCTGGATGGGCTTCGGGAGGGGCCAATCGACCTGG GTGCATGCAACCAGGATGACTGGATCAGCGCAGTCCGCCCTGTGATTGAGAAAAGAATACAGAA GTACAGTGAGGGAGAGATCCGGTTCAACCTAATGGCCATCGTGTCTGACAGAAAAATGATATATGAGAGGAAAATTGTGGAGCTCCAGGCCCAGCTTACTGAG GATGAACCAATGGACACAGACCAGAGCAGCACGTTCCTCAGCTCCATCCAGTCAGAGATTGCCAAGTACCAGCTCCTTATTGAAGAAGAAAACCAGAAACTAAAAAGATATAAG ATTGAAAATATTCGACGAAAGCACAACTATCTTCCTTTCATCATGGAGCTGCTGAAGACGCTGGCAGAGTACCAGCAGTTAATACCTTTGGTGGAGAAG GCGAAAGAGAAACAGAGTGCCAAAAAAGCCCAGGAGGCGAAGTGA
- the glrx2 gene encoding glutaredoxin 2 isoform X4: MFYPGQIRSCFVAVCSVFAMFFQAGCLRSLLWTGCRRMGNLTSSHPRGLSSTACLQYVQDVVSQNCVVIFSKTTCPYCKMAKNVFNEIGATYKVIELDEHNDGRSLQEALAQMTGARTVPRVFVNGHCIGGGSDTKQLHQQGKLVPLIEQCASCCAATGSEGSGGRQFEAAK; this comes from the exons ATGTTTTATCCAGGGCAAATACGTAGTTGTTTTGTTGCGGTGTGCTCTGTCTTCGCCATGTTTTTTCAAGCAGGATGTCTTCGTAGTTTGCTATGGACCGGCTGTCGAAG aatgGGGAATTTAACCTCCTCCCATCCAAGGGGTCTGTCCAGCACTGCCTGTTTACAGTATGTTCAG GATGTGGTGTCACAGAACTGTGTCGTGATATTTTCCAAGACCACCTGCCCATATTGTAAAATGGCCAAAAACGTCTTCAACGAAATTGGCGCAACCTACAAAGTGATCGAACTCGATGAGCACAACGACGGGCGGAGTCTGCAAGAGGCCCTAGCTCAGATGACCGGTGCCAGGACG GTCCCGAGAGTGTTTGTCAATGGCCACTGCATTGGGGGCGGGTCTGATACCAAACAGCTCCATCAGCAAGGAAAGCTGGTGCCTCTGATCGAGCAGTGTGCTTCCTGCTGTGCTGCCACCGGCTCTGAAGGCTCAGGCGGCAGACAGTTCGAGGCGGCCAAATGA
- the glrx2 gene encoding glutaredoxin 2 isoform X5, producing MGNLTSSHPRGLSSTACLQYVQDVVSQNCVVIFSKTTCPYCKMAKNVFNEIGATYKVIELDEHNDGRSLQEALAQMTGARTVPRVFVNGHCIGGGSDTKQLHQQGKLVPLIEQCASCCAATGSEGSGGRQFEAAK from the exons atgGGGAATTTAACCTCCTCCCATCCAAGGGGTCTGTCCAGCACTGCCTGTTTACAGTATGTTCAG GATGTGGTGTCACAGAACTGTGTCGTGATATTTTCCAAGACCACCTGCCCATATTGTAAAATGGCCAAAAACGTCTTCAACGAAATTGGCGCAACCTACAAAGTGATCGAACTCGATGAGCACAACGACGGGCGGAGTCTGCAAGAGGCCCTAGCTCAGATGACCGGTGCCAGGACG GTCCCGAGAGTGTTTGTCAATGGCCACTGCATTGGGGGCGGGTCTGATACCAAACAGCTCCATCAGCAAGGAAAGCTGGTGCCTCTGATCGAGCAGTGTGCTTCCTGCTGTGCTGCCACCGGCTCTGAAGGCTCAGGCGGCAGACAGTTCGAGGCGGCCAAATGA
- the glrx2 gene encoding glutaredoxin 2 isoform X2 translates to MVVIRAAVILQLDLNLMALICPLFVSSFDIFSFFYGHLPASCVMGNLTSSHPRGLSSTACLQYVQDVVSQNCVVIFSKTTCPYCKMAKNVFNEIGATYKVIELDEHNDGRSLQEALAQMTGARTVPRVFVNGHCIGGGSDTKQLHQQGKLVPLIEQCASCCAATGSEGSGGRQFEAAK, encoded by the exons ATGGTTGTAATCAGAGCAGCAGTTATCCTTCAGTTAGATCTTAATTTGATGGCTCTGATATGCCCTCTCTTCGTCTCTTCCTTTGACATCTTCAGCTTCTTCTATGGACATCTGCCTGCTTCTTGTGT aatgGGGAATTTAACCTCCTCCCATCCAAGGGGTCTGTCCAGCACTGCCTGTTTACAGTATGTTCAG GATGTGGTGTCACAGAACTGTGTCGTGATATTTTCCAAGACCACCTGCCCATATTGTAAAATGGCCAAAAACGTCTTCAACGAAATTGGCGCAACCTACAAAGTGATCGAACTCGATGAGCACAACGACGGGCGGAGTCTGCAAGAGGCCCTAGCTCAGATGACCGGTGCCAGGACG GTCCCGAGAGTGTTTGTCAATGGCCACTGCATTGGGGGCGGGTCTGATACCAAACAGCTCCATCAGCAAGGAAAGCTGGTGCCTCTGATCGAGCAGTGTGCTTCCTGCTGTGCTGCCACCGGCTCTGAAGGCTCAGGCGGCAGACAGTTCGAGGCGGCCAAATGA
- the glrx2 gene encoding glutaredoxin 2 isoform X3 codes for MDRLSKCQGEASALLILDYQAHEPSCSLRPAAQLLLWTSACFLMGNLTSSHPRGLSSTACLQYVQDVVSQNCVVIFSKTTCPYCKMAKNVFNEIGATYKVIELDEHNDGRSLQEALAQMTGARTVPRVFVNGHCIGGGSDTKQLHQQGKLVPLIEQCASCCAATGSEGSGGRQFEAAK; via the exons ATGGACCGGCTGTCGAAG TGCCAGGGAGAGGCGAGTGCACTGCTAATCCTGGATTACCAAGCGCACGAACCTTCCTGCAGTTTAAGACCAGCGGCACAA CTTCTTCTATGGACATCTGCCTGCTTCTT aatgGGGAATTTAACCTCCTCCCATCCAAGGGGTCTGTCCAGCACTGCCTGTTTACAGTATGTTCAG GATGTGGTGTCACAGAACTGTGTCGTGATATTTTCCAAGACCACCTGCCCATATTGTAAAATGGCCAAAAACGTCTTCAACGAAATTGGCGCAACCTACAAAGTGATCGAACTCGATGAGCACAACGACGGGCGGAGTCTGCAAGAGGCCCTAGCTCAGATGACCGGTGCCAGGACG GTCCCGAGAGTGTTTGTCAATGGCCACTGCATTGGGGGCGGGTCTGATACCAAACAGCTCCATCAGCAAGGAAAGCTGGTGCCTCTGATCGAGCAGTGTGCTTCCTGCTGTGCTGCCACCGGCTCTGAAGGCTCAGGCGGCAGACAGTTCGAGGCGGCCAAATGA
- the glrx2 gene encoding glutaredoxin 2 isoform X1 gives MVFGVSSQCQGEASALLILDYQAHEPSCSLRPAAQLLLWTSACFLMGNLTSSHPRGLSSTACLQYVQDVVSQNCVVIFSKTTCPYCKMAKNVFNEIGATYKVIELDEHNDGRSLQEALAQMTGARTVPRVFVNGHCIGGGSDTKQLHQQGKLVPLIEQCASCCAATGSEGSGGRQFEAAK, from the exons ATGGTGTTTGGCGTGTCTTCCCAGTGCCAGGGAGAGGCGAGTGCACTGCTAATCCTGGATTACCAAGCGCACGAACCTTCCTGCAGTTTAAGACCAGCGGCACAA CTTCTTCTATGGACATCTGCCTGCTTCTT aatgGGGAATTTAACCTCCTCCCATCCAAGGGGTCTGTCCAGCACTGCCTGTTTACAGTATGTTCAG GATGTGGTGTCACAGAACTGTGTCGTGATATTTTCCAAGACCACCTGCCCATATTGTAAAATGGCCAAAAACGTCTTCAACGAAATTGGCGCAACCTACAAAGTGATCGAACTCGATGAGCACAACGACGGGCGGAGTCTGCAAGAGGCCCTAGCTCAGATGACCGGTGCCAGGACG GTCCCGAGAGTGTTTGTCAATGGCCACTGCATTGGGGGCGGGTCTGATACCAAACAGCTCCATCAGCAAGGAAAGCTGGTGCCTCTGATCGAGCAGTGTGCTTCCTGCTGTGCTGCCACCGGCTCTGAAGGCTCAGGCGGCAGACAGTTCGAGGCGGCCAAATGA